Proteins from a single region of Crassaminicella profunda:
- a CDS encoding acetamidase/formamidase family protein: MKKIKRDNSIFTMSKKNKPIKRINSGETIVFETYDCYNNQIKSEDQLFSTIKSELNNPATGPLYIEEAEVGDILKVQIIDIKINDKGVMAARPNSGVLGEFFKESKSKIIPIKDHQAIFNEKIQIPINPMIGVIGVAPEGEDVKTTVPDMHGGNMDCKRIVKGSTVYLTVNAKGGLLSIGDLHAVMGDGEIVICALEVDGEVMVKVNVIKNKELPLPMVVEGEHIMTIASKKTLDAAAKQATINMHKFLINELNMDTYEAGMLLSLVGDLKICQVVDPLMTARMEFPKSILNQYNYKMF, encoded by the coding sequence ATGAAAAAAATAAAAAGAGATAACTCTATATTTACCATGTCAAAAAAAAATAAACCAATCAAAAGAATAAATTCAGGTGAAACAATTGTTTTTGAAACCTATGATTGTTATAATAATCAAATTAAGAGTGAAGATCAGTTATTTAGCACTATAAAAAGTGAATTAAACAACCCAGCTACAGGACCTTTATATATTGAAGAAGCAGAGGTTGGCGATATTTTAAAGGTGCAAATTATAGATATAAAGATCAATGATAAAGGGGTTATGGCAGCAAGACCAAATAGTGGTGTTTTGGGAGAATTTTTTAAAGAATCAAAATCTAAAATTATTCCTATAAAAGACCATCAGGCTATTTTCAATGAAAAAATTCAAATACCTATAAACCCAATGATCGGTGTAATTGGAGTCGCTCCTGAAGGTGAAGATGTCAAAACAACTGTACCTGATATGCACGGTGGAAATATGGATTGTAAGAGAATCGTCAAAGGTTCTACAGTATATTTAACTGTAAATGCTAAGGGAGGATTGTTATCCATTGGCGATCTACATGCAGTAATGGGAGATGGAGAAATTGTAATATGTGCATTAGAAGTAGATGGTGAAGTTATGGTAAAAGTGAACGTAATAAAAAACAAAGAATTACCTTTACCAATGGTCGTTGAAGGAGAACATATTATGACTATAGCATCTAAAAAGACTTTAGATGCAGCAGCAAAGCAAGCAACCATCAACATGCATAAGTTTTTAATTAACGAACTAAATATGGACACTTATGAAGCGGGAATGCTTTTATCCCTAGTTGGAGATTTGAAAATTTGTCAGGTAGTTGACCCCTTAATGACTGCTCGCATGGAGTTTCCAAAGTCTATTTTAAACCAGTATAACTATAAAATGTTTTAA
- a CDS encoding RidA family protein gives MKIISTNNALRPSGHYSQAIIHNDLVFISGQLSVDPDTGKKKFGNIEEETERVLKNMEMILKEANSDKNHVLKTTIYIPDISLWDKVNKVYSDFFGEHKPARAVVPTRELHFGFQVEIEAIAAVKKDVE, from the coding sequence GTGAAAATTATATCTACAAACAATGCTTTAAGACCATCTGGTCATTATTCTCAAGCAATTATTCATAATGACTTGGTGTTTATTTCAGGACAATTATCTGTTGACCCTGACACTGGAAAAAAGAAATTTGGAAACATCGAAGAAGAAACAGAAAGAGTACTTAAAAATATGGAAATGATTCTAAAAGAAGCAAATAGTGATAAAAATCATGTTTTAAAAACAACCATCTATATTCCAGATATATCCTTATGGGATAAAGTAAATAAAGTCTATAGTGATTTTTTTGGAGAACACAAGCCAGCAAGAGCTGTTGTTCCTACAAGGGAATTGCATTTTGGTTTTCAGGTTGAAATAGAAGCTATAGCTGCTGTTAAGAAAGATGTAGAATAA
- a CDS encoding alanine racemase: MIQSSYTSIDTPALLIDYDIMMENIRFMQQKANAYKVNLRPHTKTHRMPDLAKIQVEEGSCGITVAKVGEAEIMAENGLNDIFIANEIVGIPKLERIKSLNRKIKIRIGVDNEFQVDQLEEIFKNEKTGIEVLIELEVGENRSGIIKDKDLIKLSKYIQEKKKVILKGIFSHEGHAYSAETIDDCIKIAVECQRKTIKAANIIRDLGIKIDTVSIGATPSLMHCEILEGITEIRPGTYILMDAAQGNAIHNFERCAATVLATVMSKPTDERIILDTGAKALTAQTRNKGICITPGNGLIKNSDNLRLSGVFDEHGIIYDRTLRNTLNIGNKIEIIPNHICPTCNLYDQAYLVANGKVLKEIPILCRGKSQ; encoded by the coding sequence ATGATTCAATCAAGTTATACATCTATAGACACACCCGCACTATTGATTGACTATGACATTATGATGGAAAACATTCGGTTTATGCAACAAAAAGCAAATGCCTATAAGGTTAATCTAAGACCCCATACGAAGACTCATCGCATGCCAGATTTAGCTAAAATCCAAGTTGAAGAAGGATCTTGTGGAATTACCGTAGCAAAGGTTGGCGAAGCAGAGATCATGGCTGAAAATGGACTAAATGATATATTTATCGCCAATGAAATCGTAGGTATTCCTAAACTTGAAAGGATTAAATCTTTGAATCGAAAGATCAAAATTCGAATAGGTGTAGACAATGAATTTCAAGTAGATCAATTGGAAGAGATATTTAAGAACGAAAAAACAGGCATTGAAGTCCTTATAGAATTAGAAGTAGGTGAAAACAGAAGTGGCATTATAAAAGATAAAGATTTAATTAAACTCTCAAAATATATTCAAGAAAAAAAGAAAGTCATTTTAAAAGGTATCTTTTCCCATGAAGGGCATGCTTATAGTGCAGAAACTATTGATGACTGCATAAAAATTGCCGTAGAATGTCAAAGAAAAACCATAAAAGCAGCAAATATCATCAGAGATTTAGGAATTAAAATAGATACAGTAAGTATTGGTGCTACACCATCTTTAATGCACTGTGAAATACTTGAAGGTATTACAGAAATAAGACCTGGCACCTATATATTAATGGATGCTGCTCAAGGAAATGCTATCCATAACTTTGAAAGATGTGCCGCTACCGTTTTAGCTACTGTAATGAGCAAACCTACTGATGAGAGAATCATTTTAGATACGGGTGCTAAAGCTTTAACAGCACAAACTCGTAATAAAGGAATCTGTATAACCCCAGGAAACGGACTCATCAAAAACTCTGACAACCTTCGATTAAGTGGTGTATTTGATGAGCATGGGATTATTTATGATAGAACACTTAGGAATACACTCAATATTGGCAATAAAATTGAAATTATTCCAAATCATATTTGTCCAACCTGCAATTTATATGATCAAGCCTATCTTGTTGCCAACGGAAAAGTTTTAAAGGAAATCCCTATTTTATGTAGAGGAAAATCTCAATAA
- a CDS encoding helix-turn-helix transcriptional regulator gives MKINEALNGYIPIANLIAKTFGENCEVVIHDLSVPQNSVIYAVNNHVTGRTIGQSFDHLVKQVLLSRNFHGDYTANYMTTTKDGKEIKSSTSLIRNANGEVIGALCVNYDLEAMKDMKKFLDDFLHVEEEEQITNDVEPFEHVMEIVDDLIDKIVGNVNVDDLKRKDKISLIHFMEKKGIFLMKGAIEKVASKLNISKVTVYSYLDEIKKSSL, from the coding sequence ATGAAAATAAACGAAGCATTAAACGGGTATATCCCTATAGCTAATTTAATTGCAAAAACATTTGGAGAAAATTGTGAAGTTGTTATTCACGATTTATCTGTTCCTCAAAATTCAGTCATCTATGCTGTGAATAATCATGTAACAGGCAGAACAATTGGACAATCTTTTGATCATTTAGTAAAACAAGTTCTATTATCTAGAAATTTTCATGGAGACTATACAGCAAATTATATGACCACTACAAAAGATGGTAAAGAAATAAAATCTTCTACTTCCCTTATCCGAAATGCAAACGGTGAAGTCATTGGTGCTTTGTGTGTCAACTATGATCTAGAAGCTATGAAAGATATGAAGAAATTTTTAGATGACTTTCTACATGTAGAAGAAGAAGAACAAATAACAAATGATGTGGAACCCTTTGAGCATGTAATGGAAATCGTTGATGATTTAATTGATAAAATTGTTGGCAATGTAAATGTTGATGATTTAAAAAGAAAAGATAAAATTTCATTGATTCATTTCATGGAGAAAAAAGGAATATTCTTAATGAAAGGTGCCATTGAAAAAGTAGCATCCAAACTAAACATCTCAAAAGTAACAGTTTACAGTTACTTAGATGAAATAAAAAAGTCTTCATTATGA
- a CDS encoding SAM-dependent methyltransferase: protein MEFEKFFIDKFFKKLSKETFTVAYWDNERRQYGRDLSKFTIVLNKPIPKYKILEDPYLAFGEAYMDGDIDFKGNLRQVLESVYKNEESFLSTPNIIKKISHIIPTSMHQQKEDIQYHYDLGNDFYKLWLDETMSYSCGYFEKENESLYEAQLNKIQHILKKLQLKKGQRILDIGSGWGWLIIEAAKKYGVKSLGITLSEEQYKKTKERIKKDGLEDLVDVKLMDYRHLADSDTKFDRIVSVGMVEHVGRASLNEYMETIDKLLKPRGISLLHCITGQVESEVNEWIKKYIFPGGYIPSVRELVAMMPDYDFHLVDMESLRLHYFKTLKKWAENFEGVIDQVRNMYDEKFIRMWRMYLNGCAASFHHGVIDVHQFLFTKGLNNDLPLTRKYLYK, encoded by the coding sequence ATGGAGTTTGAAAAATTTTTTATCGATAAGTTTTTCAAAAAATTATCCAAAGAAACTTTCACTGTGGCCTATTGGGATAATGAAAGACGTCAGTATGGAAGAGACTTATCTAAATTTACAATTGTATTAAACAAACCTATTCCTAAGTACAAAATATTAGAGGATCCTTATTTAGCTTTTGGAGAAGCCTATATGGATGGAGATATAGATTTTAAAGGAAATTTGAGGCAAGTTTTAGAATCTGTATATAAGAATGAGGAAAGTTTTTTAAGTACTCCTAATATTATAAAAAAGATATCCCATATCATTCCTACTTCTATGCATCAGCAGAAAGAGGATATTCAATATCATTATGATTTGGGAAATGATTTTTATAAGTTATGGCTTGATGAAACAATGAGTTATTCATGTGGTTATTTTGAAAAAGAAAATGAGTCTTTATATGAGGCACAACTAAATAAAATTCAACATATATTAAAAAAATTACAATTAAAAAAAGGACAAAGGATTTTAGATATAGGCAGTGGATGGGGTTGGCTCATTATAGAAGCTGCTAAAAAATATGGTGTTAAATCGTTAGGAATTACTTTAAGTGAAGAACAATACAAAAAAACAAAAGAAAGGATAAAAAAAGATGGATTAGAAGATTTAGTAGATGTAAAACTAATGGATTATAGACATTTAGCAGATTCCGATACAAAATTCGATAGAATTGTAAGTGTTGGAATGGTTGAACATGTTGGAAGAGCGAGTCTTAATGAATATATGGAAACCATTGATAAACTCCTTAAACCTAGAGGAATATCTTTACTTCATTGTATAACAGGTCAAGTAGAAAGTGAAGTGAATGAATGGATAAAAAAATACATATTTCCAGGAGGATATATCCCTTCAGTAAGAGAACTGGTTGCTATGATGCCTGATTATGATTTTCACCTTGTAGATATGGAGAGCTTAAGACTACACTATTTTAAAACCCTTAAAAAGTGGGCAGAAAACTTTGAAGGAGTTATAGATCAAGTAAGAAATATGTATGATGAAAAGTTTATAAGAATGTGGAGAATGTATCTAAATGGCTGTGCAGCTTCTTTTCATCATGGTGTAATAGACGTACATCAATTTTTATTTACGAAGGGTTTGAATAATGATTTACCTCTAACAAGGAAATATTTGTACAAATAG
- a CDS encoding NAD(P)-dependent oxidoreductase — translation MGTHILDEAKRCLQCKSPKCQKGCPVNTPIPEMINLLLEGNIHKAGETLFKNNPLSLVCSLVCPLEKQCEGNCILGIKSNPIQISSIENYISDYSLNVMDLKPKEKLKGNIGIIGSGPAGITIAFILSLKGYHVTIFEAHDQIGGVLRYGIPEFRLPKDIINRLKDTLTKLGVVIRPNTLIGPVLTIEDLFRDGFDALFIGTGVWKPMKLNIKGESLGHVHYAIDYLKNPDVYTLGNHVCVIGAGNVAMDVARTALRKGSQEVYIMYRKGMEDIPAGKHELEYAKIDGVKFELYKTPIAFTHEGVSYVQTKKVKNENEEKIINIDDSKGLFKCNSIIIAISQGPKSNIISTTKGINVNKYGLVITDECGRTTKEGVFASGDVVTGAKTVVEAVNYSKKVAEAIHEYVSKKYTASTN, via the coding sequence GTGGGAACCCATATACTAGATGAAGCAAAAAGATGTCTTCAATGTAAAAGTCCAAAATGTCAAAAAGGATGTCCTGTAAACACACCTATACCTGAAATGATCAATTTGCTACTAGAAGGAAATATTCATAAAGCTGGTGAAACCTTATTTAAGAATAATCCACTCTCCCTTGTATGTTCTTTAGTTTGCCCCCTCGAAAAGCAATGTGAAGGAAATTGTATATTAGGGATTAAATCAAATCCTATTCAAATAAGCTCTATCGAAAACTATATTTCTGATTATAGTTTAAATGTAATGGATTTAAAGCCTAAAGAAAAATTAAAAGGAAATATTGGAATAATCGGTTCTGGTCCTGCTGGAATCACCATAGCTTTTATCCTCTCTTTGAAGGGATATCATGTAACAATATTTGAAGCTCATGATCAAATAGGCGGCGTATTAAGGTATGGTATTCCAGAATTTAGACTTCCTAAAGATATCATCAATAGATTAAAAGATACATTAACCAAATTAGGTGTAGTCATTCGACCTAATACTTTAATAGGCCCAGTCCTAACCATTGAAGATCTTTTTAGAGATGGATTTGATGCTCTATTTATTGGGACAGGTGTATGGAAACCTATGAAATTGAATATCAAAGGTGAAAGTCTAGGTCATGTTCATTATGCTATAGATTATTTAAAAAATCCTGACGTTTATACCCTAGGAAACCATGTATGTGTCATTGGTGCAGGAAATGTTGCTATGGATGTTGCTAGAACAGCTTTAAGAAAAGGGTCACAAGAAGTATACATCATGTATAGAAAAGGGATGGAAGATATTCCAGCCGGGAAGCATGAATTAGAATACGCTAAAATTGATGGGGTTAAATTTGAACTTTATAAAACACCTATTGCATTTACTCATGAAGGTGTATCCTATGTTCAAACAAAAAAAGTTAAAAATGAAAATGAGGAAAAAATAATAAATATAGATGATTCAAAAGGATTATTCAAATGTAATTCCATCATTATAGCAATCAGTCAAGGTCCTAAATCAAATATTATTTCTACTACGAAAGGCATAAATGTAAATAAATATGGCCTTGTCATCACAGATGAATGTGGAAGAACTACAAAAGAAGGCGTATTTGCATCTGGAGATGTAGTCACAGGTGCTAAAACAGTAGTAGAAGCAGTAAATTATTCAAAGAAAGTTGCTGAAGCGATACATGAATATGTTTCAAAAAAGTATACAGCTTCTACTAACTAA
- a CDS encoding NAD(P)/FAD-dependent oxidoreductase: MKYKNLFSKGRISNLILKNRVIMLPMSVGIADKDGNPTDETISYYKERARGGVGLIILGALKVNDKHGTIEAHQLSIAHDENIYAFKKLVDVVHQYDVKVFAQLAHPGRQTFSILNGERSLVAPSAIPCVVCRQETRALTVDEIEEIIQDFVEGAARLKNSGMDGVELHAAHGYLINQFLSPYTNKRTDEYGGCFENRMKFIAEIIQGIRDKCGKNYPISVRLSSDEFLKDFGIKEEGITLKEGVKISKYLENIGVDAINVSSGVYATTNTIIEPISYEQGWRKHLSKAVKRAVNIPVIGANIIRKPSFAESLLEEDVVDFVALGRGLIAESEWVNKAKEHREKEIRPCISCLNCIESVLKERPMECAVNAVAGKELIFKDIKKDGKGRTVVIIGAGPAGMEAAKVLAMRGFKPVIFEKENRAGGQLQLANKPPKKEKITWLIEYMLEEMNRLGATLRLSTKATIEEIRELNPYAVFIATGSKPLIPAIEGINGKNVHIVPKVLKGQVKLEGKKVVVIGSGMTGLETAEFLAEQGNQVMIIEMLNKIGKGIYTPNRMDILRKLNKYRVQMLPSYQLEKIIDKKMIVRNLIKDELIEREVDHVVLSLGVKPENKMVEEIKKNFDNVKVIGDANKIGRVGEAIKAGFMEGYNL, encoded by the coding sequence TTGAAGTATAAAAATTTATTTTCAAAAGGTAGAATCAGCAATCTAATACTCAAAAACCGAGTGATTATGTTGCCTATGAGTGTGGGGATAGCTGATAAGGATGGAAATCCAACAGATGAAACAATTTCTTACTATAAAGAAAGAGCAAGGGGTGGAGTAGGACTAATTATTTTAGGAGCATTAAAGGTAAATGATAAGCATGGAACCATTGAAGCTCATCAATTATCTATAGCTCATGATGAAAATATATATGCCTTTAAAAAATTGGTAGATGTTGTTCATCAATATGATGTAAAAGTTTTTGCGCAACTGGCTCATCCAGGGAGACAAACCTTTTCTATATTAAATGGAGAAAGAAGTCTTGTTGCCCCAAGTGCAATTCCCTGTGTAGTTTGTAGACAAGAAACAAGAGCATTAACGGTAGATGAGATTGAAGAAATTATTCAAGATTTTGTTGAAGGTGCAGCAAGATTAAAGAATTCTGGTATGGATGGAGTAGAGCTACATGCTGCTCATGGGTATTTAATCAATCAATTTTTAAGTCCCTATACAAATAAACGAACAGATGAATATGGTGGATGTTTTGAAAATAGAATGAAATTCATCGCTGAAATCATTCAAGGAATAAGAGACAAATGCGGAAAAAATTATCCTATCAGTGTAAGATTATCTAGTGATGAATTTTTAAAAGACTTTGGAATAAAAGAAGAGGGGATTACTTTAAAAGAAGGGGTGAAAATATCAAAATACCTAGAAAATATAGGGGTAGATGCAATCAATGTATCTTCGGGTGTTTATGCAACTACCAATACTATCATTGAGCCAATTTCTTATGAACAAGGTTGGAGAAAACATCTATCAAAGGCAGTGAAAAGAGCTGTGAATATTCCTGTTATAGGAGCAAATATTATTAGAAAACCATCATTTGCAGAAAGTTTATTAGAAGAGGATGTTGTTGATTTTGTAGCTTTAGGAAGAGGGCTCATTGCAGAATCTGAATGGGTAAATAAAGCGAAAGAGCATAGAGAAAAAGAGATTCGCCCATGTATTTCATGTTTAAATTGTATTGAATCTGTTCTTAAAGAGAGACCTATGGAATGTGCAGTAAATGCAGTTGCTGGAAAAGAATTAATATTTAAAGATATAAAAAAAGATGGGAAAGGAAGGACTGTAGTAATTATTGGTGCAGGTCCTGCTGGAATGGAAGCTGCCAAAGTACTTGCAATGAGAGGATTCAAACCAGTTATTTTTGAAAAAGAAAATAGGGCAGGTGGACAACTACAATTAGCCAATAAACCTCCTAAAAAAGAAAAGATTACATGGCTGATTGAATATATGCTAGAGGAAATGAATAGACTTGGTGCAACATTAAGATTAAGTACTAAAGCTACAATAGAAGAAATAAGAGAATTAAATCCATATGCAGTGTTTATAGCTACGGGATCAAAACCACTCATTCCTGCCATTGAGGGGATAAATGGAAAGAATGTTCATATTGTACCAAAAGTATTAAAGGGACAAGTAAAATTAGAAGGAAAAAAAGTTGTTGTGATAGGATCAGGAATGACTGGACTTGAAACAGCAGAGTTCTTAGCAGAACAAGGAAATCAGGTGATGATTATTGAGATGCTAAATAAGATTGGAAAAGGTATTTATACGCCAAATCGAATGGATATTTTAAGAAAGTTAAATAAATATAGAGTACAAATGTTACCAAGCTATCAATTAGAAAAAATCATAGATAAAAAGATGATTGTTAGAAATTTAATTAAGGATGAATTGATTGAAAGAGAAGTTGATCATGTGGTTCTTTCGTTAGGGGTAAAACCAGAAAATAAAATGGTAGAAGAGATAAAGAAAAACTTTGATAACGTAAAAGTCATAGGAGATGCCAATAAGATTGGAAGAGTAGGGGAAGCTATTAAGGCAGGGTTTATGGAAGGGTATAATTTGTGA
- a CDS encoding DMT family transporter — MDLGKISRMKEQKNKSLIEVHIAVLFFGLAGLFGKLILLPSLVIVFGRVVFASLFLGSILLLKKQSIRLEKGKDYCYFIILGFILALHWVTFFLAIQMSTVAIGLLMFSTFPVFVTFIEPVFFKYKICMKDIVIAVITFFGVSFVMPEFKFESSITQGALWGILSGFTFAILSILNKKYVGKYNSIVISFYQDLVATLLLLPLILVLKPIFQTKDVIFIAVLGIVFTGIAHTLFINGLKNVKAQTASIIASLEPVYGILATAIIIGEIPSLREIVGGIIILATTSYATFKTK, encoded by the coding sequence ATGGATTTAGGAAAAATATCTAGAATGAAGGAACAAAAAAATAAAAGTCTTATAGAAGTACATATAGCAGTTTTATTTTTTGGACTTGCAGGTTTGTTTGGAAAGCTTATTTTGCTTCCATCCTTAGTAATTGTTTTCGGAAGGGTTGTATTTGCTTCACTATTTTTAGGGAGCATATTACTTTTGAAAAAACAAAGCATTCGATTAGAAAAAGGAAAAGACTATTGTTATTTTATTATACTAGGATTTATTCTAGCCCTTCATTGGGTTACGTTTTTTCTAGCTATACAAATGTCTACTGTAGCAATAGGATTATTAATGTTTTCAACATTTCCTGTATTTGTGACTTTCATAGAACCGGTATTTTTTAAGTATAAAATTTGCATGAAAGATATAGTTATAGCAGTTATTACATTCTTTGGAGTTAGTTTTGTAATGCCAGAATTTAAATTTGAAAGTAGTATTACCCAGGGGGCATTATGGGGAATATTATCTGGATTTACATTTGCTATCCTTTCAATTTTGAATAAAAAATATGTAGGTAAGTATAACAGCATAGTTATATCATTTTATCAAGATTTGGTTGCTACACTTTTACTCCTACCACTTATTTTAGTTTTGAAACCTATATTTCAAACGAAAGATGTAATATTTATTGCTGTATTAGGAATTGTCTTTACAGGGATCGCTCATACTTTATTCATCAATGGGTTAAAAAATGTGAAAGCTCAAACTGCAAGTATTATTGCAAGTTTGGAACCTGTTTATGGGATACTTGCTACTGCAATAATAATAGGAGAAATTCCATCTTTACGAGAGATCGTGGGAGGGATCATTATTTTAGCTACTACTAGTTATGCAACATTTAAAACAAAATAA
- a CDS encoding ABC transporter ATP-binding protein: MFEVKNLNFKYPKNKESTIKGITFHMKDGEIFGLLGPSGVGKSTTQKILIKLLGQYDGEVLYKGKDLKTYGKDFYENIGVGFEMPVHFSKLTAEENLSFFKKLYKSNADTDNLLKQVGLYEDRNKKINEYSKGMKVRLNFVRALLNDPKVLFLDEPTNGLDPKNARIMKKMVKEFQKKGGTVLLTTHLMNDVDELCDRVAFMVDGKIAEIDTPKNLKLKHGKREVAVEYKEDNSVKKDSFSLDGLGKNEKFLSIIKTKEIITMHSKETSLDDIFIKVTGVEEHE, translated from the coding sequence ATGTTTGAAGTAAAAAATTTAAATTTTAAGTACCCTAAAAATAAGGAAAGTACCATAAAAGGAATTACTTTTCATATGAAAGATGGAGAAATCTTTGGTCTATTAGGACCTAGTGGTGTAGGGAAGAGTACCACACAAAAAATACTGATTAAGCTTTTAGGTCAGTATGATGGAGAAGTATTATATAAGGGAAAAGATTTAAAAACATATGGAAAAGATTTTTATGAGAATATTGGTGTGGGTTTTGAAATGCCTGTTCATTTTTCAAAACTTACAGCTGAGGAGAATTTGAGTTTTTTCAAAAAGCTATATAAATCTAATGCAGATACAGATAACTTATTGAAACAAGTAGGACTTTATGAAGATAGAAATAAAAAGATCAATGAATATTCAAAAGGGATGAAGGTAAGACTCAACTTTGTAAGAGCATTACTAAATGACCCTAAAGTTTTATTTTTAGATGAGCCTACAAATGGATTAGACCCTAAAAATGCAAGGATTATGAAGAAAATGGTGAAGGAATTTCAGAAAAAAGGTGGGACCGTTTTATTAACAACCCATCTAATGAATGATGTGGATGAACTATGTGATCGTGTGGCTTTTATGGTAGATGGTAAAATAGCAGAAATTGATACACCTAAAAATTTAAAATTAAAGCATGGAAAAAGAGAAGTGGCTGTAGAATATAAAGAAGACAATTCTGTGAAGAAAGATTCTTTTAGTTTAGACGGTTTAGGAAAGAATGAAAAATTCTTAAGTATTATTAAAACGAAAGAAATTATCACCATGCATAGTAAAGAAACTTCCCTTGATGATATTTTTATTAAAGTGACAGGGGTGGAAGAGCATGAGTAG
- a CDS encoding ABC transporter permease, giving the protein MSSIMVLFIGELQRMKKYNIFAASFVLSLIWIGILQFTEIKDVSGIFPLLIFIDITSMAMLMIGVTMFFEKQEGVMKTLLVSPISKGEYIIGKTVANILSNIITLMILYFYAKLFKEIHVNIILLLGFVILIAFFHSMIGFILTYYSKDFTELLIGMSKYSFILMIPVLLEQVGLIKNELIKKLFYMLPTKASLLLLQSCVGGIKNWEIVFSTLYLIIISILLYFFVHKKFDEFAIKESGV; this is encoded by the coding sequence ATGAGTAGTATAATGGTTTTGTTTATAGGAGAACTTCAACGAATGAAGAAATATAATATTTTCGCAGCAAGTTTTGTTCTTTCATTAATTTGGATTGGAATTCTGCAATTTACAGAGATTAAAGATGTTAGTGGAATATTTCCCTTGTTGATTTTTATAGATATAACCTCTATGGCTATGCTGATGATTGGTGTAACTATGTTTTTTGAAAAACAAGAAGGGGTTATGAAAACTTTGTTGGTGTCTCCTATTAGTAAAGGAGAATATATAATAGGGAAAACAGTTGCCAATATTCTTTCGAATATTATAACATTAATGATTCTGTATTTCTATGCAAAATTATTTAAAGAAATCCATGTAAATATTATCTTATTACTTGGATTTGTCATATTGATTGCTTTTTTTCATTCTATGATTGGTTTTATCCTTACCTATTATTCAAAGGATTTTACAGAACTATTAATCGGTATGAGTAAATATAGTTTTATATTGATGATTCCAGTATTGTTAGAACAGGTAGGACTCATTAAAAATGAACTCATCAAAAAACTTTTTTATATGCTTCCTACAAAAGCTTCACTACTTTTATTACAATCTTGTGTGGGAGGAATCAAAAATTGGGAGATTGTTTTTTCTACCCTTTATTTAATCATTATTTCAATACTATTGTACTTTTTTGTGCATAAAAAATTTGATGAATTTGCCATAAAGGAAAGTGGTGTTTAA
- a CDS encoding ABC transporter permease yields MYSSFIKSEFKKWMRDPLMGFMVFYPILFGIIGRYLLPFIGENSDFHINMYADLIVVILTLMTPQIYGALMAFSILDDRDDNIFTSIRVTPLSIHQFLSFRLIIVTILSFLACVYVMWFSDIGGLSTRNILSISFLASLAAPMTGLFINLLSNNKIEGFAVMKGTGIILVFPIIALFFIDKKELLFSFAPGFWPAKAISSLIRGEGKLLLTYHQYYFIGLVYIILLNAMVYQVFLRKEKRI; encoded by the coding sequence ATGTATAGCAGTTTTATAAAAAGTGAATTCAAAAAATGGATGAGAGATCCTTTGATGGGATTTATGGTATTTTATCCAATTTTATTTGGCATAATAGGAAGATATTTATTGCCTTTTATTGGGGAAAATAGTGATTTTCATATAAATATGTATGCAGATTTAATTGTTGTCATCTTAACCTTAATGACACCTCAAATTTATGGAGCATTGATGGCCTTTTCTATTTTAGATGACAGAGATGACAATATTTTTACATCTATAAGGGTGACCCCCCTTAGTATCCATCAGTTCCTGTCTTTTCGATTAATTATTGTTACCATCCTTTCTTTTTTAGCTTGTGTTTATGTCATGTGGTTTTCAGATATTGGGGGTTTGTCTACAAGAAATATTTTAAGTATTTCTTTCTTAGCATCCTTAGCTGCACCTATGACTGGATTATTTATCAATCTTTTATCAAATAATAAAATTGAAGGTTTTGCAGTCATGAAAGGAACAGGAATTATACTGGTTTTTCCGATTATTGCATTATTTTTTATAGATAAAAAAGAATTGCTTTTTTCCTTTGCACCAGGTTTTTGGCCTGCGAAAGCAATTAGCAGTTTGATTAGAGGAGAAGGAAAATTACTTTTAACCTATCATCAGTATTATTTTATTGGATTAGTCTATATTATTTTACTAAATGCAATGGTATATCAGGTATTTTTAAGAAAAGAGAAACGAATATAA